A region of the Phaseolus vulgaris cultivar G19833 chromosome 11, P. vulgaris v2.0, whole genome shotgun sequence genome:
AATAATTGCTTTTGaacatataataatatacattattatgtaagattattttcaattactgatattctaaaaatattagaatttatttaaaaataatttaagtgaccacaaattttaaaaaaaatcatataaaaaattgtaaaaattcttttaaaaaaataattaaaagtactCTCGTtattctaatttatatatacattagatggaaaaaattcataaagattctaaaaaattaaaaaaagtaaactaaaattaacttatatatttaaaaaaaataaaatttatataaaatatttaagagaatTTCTATATATTAacttgtataaaaaataatttttgatttatgaaaaaaatcttatttttgtatttaaaaactTGTAAGAAAAAGTTTGTTGTTATTGAATATTAAACATGACCACTCTATAAAAAAAACCAGACTTTAATTGGTTAGTTATGGAAACTAACTTTTCTGTTAAACTTTACCTCATTGATTATACAAGCAGTTGATTCTAATTAAACTCCAAAGAAATCGTTGttacttttataattataaaaaatttcccAATATCCCTGTGTTGCCAAATTACCTCAATCATAAAGGTACCAAGAACCACCATTTTGGACAAAACATGAAAAAGTTGTAAGTCACAAACAACGAAAGGTCACGTTCTATTCTCGTTTTCCTGAGGCAAACTACGTTGGAGAGCTTTCATAAGCAAAGACAACCCAATAAGGGTATCTGATCTGATACAATACTAGTGCCAAAATCCATCTTCtcccacaaaacaaacaaaactaAAGCTTCAAACTTTGCCACCAATTCAGCAGCCCACTTGCCGGAAGTTCCATTTCCCGGCCAATAATGGCGGTGGAGAGTGACAAAACGGGTTCTGATGGGAAAGTTTGGAGCTTTTGTAGTATGCCATTTTGGCAAACAACTCatccttcttcatcttcttcttcaacttcctCTATGCATAACAGTGTTCACCATCAGAGCCAGATTCTTCAGTCTCTTGATAGATCCACTCATCAACCTTCCACCACTGTTTCTTCTGTGGCTAAGTCTTTGCTTCCCACAAGGAGAAGGCTACGTCTTGATCCTCCCAGCAAGCTCTACTTTCCTTGTATGCCTCTCATTATTAAtcttttaactttatttttgcATCAGTTATGTTTCTTACATTAACCAATTCAATGTGTGGCATCTGATTTCTTGTGAGTGGATTGTTCATGACTAACGTGCCCATTTTTTAGTTTTGGTTAAATTATTCATTTGGTCCTTATAATTGTCTTCATTTTAAGTTTTAGTCCTTATAATTATCTTAGATTTAAGTTTTAGTCCTTTTCCAATAAATCTGTAAGTTTTGGCAAGTTTTAATCTCTAGTGTTATGACCAGAGAAGAATTTCTGACAATGTAAAACCCTTGCAAAAACTTTCTGAAAGTGATAAGGAGACTAAAACGAATAGTTTTATCCTATAGAGACTAAAACGAGGATAAAAGTATAAGGACAAGGTGAATAGTTCAACATTATCTTTTTGTGTATGTTTTGTTGTAATAGGTAAGAAAATGGATGTGGGGTGGAGTCTGCACTGGATGTTAGTTTTGTCTCTTGTCTGATATGATGTGTGACTTTGTTTTGAAGATGAACCTGGTAAGCAAGTTAGGAGCGCCATCACCATTAAAAACACTTGCAAGTCTCATGTAGCTTTCAAGGTGCGCTGCATATGGctattgttgttttatttttgtgcTGTTGGATTCAGAAAGTGGTATTTCACAAATAGTTTTGTCTTGTTACGCATAAGATAAAATTGGACACAAATCGTGCTTAGTTTGGTCGTGTTGGAAATTCGGAATGTTGCCGACACTAATTGCGAGTGTGTATTGACATTCTCGGGAAACATTTAGCTGTGTTTCAACTTTCTAACAGCAAAGTGTCTTAGTAGCTAGACTGCTTCTCCAACTGTGGCAAGACTGGAGAAATTTTCCTTTAGGGAAACTAGAACAGTTCTTCAAAATTGAGGGTTTTCATTGAAAGTTAAAAACAGATTCAAACTCTAATAGCGTATTTGGATGGAGAATTTTTAGAGGATAATTCATGTTTAGAGaaattttgaaatgatttttttacaaaatatgttgttttggtaagaaaatttaaaagaaatgaaaattcTAGAAATTTTAGAGTAATATGATTACCCAAAATTAGAATTTCAAAATCCAGCTATAAAgaaagaatttgaaaattttcataCACATTCTCTCCTCTCTCACATTTGTCTCTTCTTATCGTCCTCTCTCCACGGCTCACCTCAGCTGAAGTATCGTGGACTCGGTTGATACTGTGGGTGGCTCGGTCGATGTTAAGGTATCATCTGCTCGACATCCTTTTTGATTGATATTGGCGAAGCGTTCTTCCAAACGGAAGTCAATGTGGTTTCTTTTTCTATCAACATTGTTGGGGTTATTCTTTTGTAGATGTAGATCAATCTTATTTCTTAACCAACATTAGTCAGGACTTTTTTGTCAACATCAGATGCTAAACATGATTTTCGGTTAATGTTACTTAGGTTGTTTTTCTCTGTTCTTTGACCAACACAGGTCGAGATTATTTCTTGATCAATATTAGTCAGGTTTTCTCGATTAACATTGATAGGATTAATTGTTTGGCTAATGTCATCAACCATGGTTTTTCAATCGATGTTGAAAGTGGTATCTTTTTGGTTAATATTGTTGGGATCATTTGTTTGTCAATGTTAGCAAGAGTTTTTTCTAGGTTAATGTGAATCAGGGTTTTTCCATCAATGTCCTAGAACTATTTTTGGCAGATGACATCTAGATTTTTTTAGTTGATGTCTTTTGTAGTtatctgattttttttctagtgTCGACTTGTGAAACTTTCAATTAGTCTTAGCTAGGATTCTCTCAACCATGGGAATTTTTCAACCGAATAGATCGAGAAGTTAGTAAAAACAACGACCAACGATGTTAAAAAATAACACTTAGAAGATATCAGTAGAAATTTGGTttaaaaaagaaagttaaaggttaataaatttgaattgttttatccAAAGAAATCATTTAGAAAAGGAAGTAATTTGAAatgaaaacaattcaaattctatttgaattttctaaaaattgtaaaatttctATCCAAACACACGGTAAATAAATCTTGGTGAGCATGGTTGTCTTCATATTTGGTATCACTGCATATTCTGTAGTCTAAGCACTTCTATTGCTGTTTATTGAGTTTGGTGAAATAACTATGTTTATATCATCCTTCGCTTGCTCTATTCACCCTCTGTTAAATTACTACTAATAGTGTTTTCTTTTGTCTTAGTTTCAAACAACTGCACCCAAGAGTTGTTATATGCGCCCTCCGGGTGGTATACTTGCACCCGGTGAAAGTATAATTGCAACTGGTAATTTATCCTTCTAAACTAGTGTTAAGCAAAAAAAGTAGGTAAAAATGCTTGGAAGTTGGGGAATTCCCTTACAGTTTTGTGCTGTATTTGGCAGTGTTTAAGTTTGTGGAGCCACCAGAGAACAATGAGAAACCAATTGATCAGAAAAGCAGGGTTAAGTTCAAAATCATGAGCTTAAAAGTGAAAGGCGAAATGGACTATGTACCAGAACTGGTAATGCATTATTGTCCCTCTTGCATCACTCTCCATGCGTTATCCATAATGCTTTTAAGTACCTATCACAGTTTTATCATGTAATCCTTCATGCAGTTTGATGAGCAAAGGGATCATGTTGCAGTGGAGCAAATTTTGCGAGTCATTTTTCTGGACCCTGAGCACCCTAGCCCTGTAAGACTAATAGTTAGAAAAAATAAGTAATCAATCACTAAAGGCAAAGGGAAAAACAGCTCATATTCATACTGTTTGTGAAATGAAATGAACTTTTAGTCTTGTAGTACTAATTATTTTCTCCAATTTTGAAACATGGTAGGCTTTGGATAAGCTTAAACGGCAGTTAGCTGAGGCAGAGGCTGCATTGGAAGCAAGAAAGAAGCCCCCAGAGGAGACAGGTCCTCGAGTAGCTGGTGAAGGACTTGTTATAGATGAATGGGTCAGACATgtgaattatgttttttttctctctcattttTTGTCAATTTGTGTTGGAATTTCATGCTCTCATTTCATTTTATCTCATTCATTGTCATTGCTTTTTGTgcagaaagaaagaagagaaagataCCTGGCCAAGCAGCAGGTTGAAGTGGTAGATTCAgtgtaaaatatttcttttctttgttttttttttggctGTCCTTAATTTTCTCCAATTTGTAATATCAAAAATTGAATTCCTTAGTCACTTATGTGTCAAACGTGGTTGAGTGAATGACCTAGTAAAAGTTACTAGATATTGTGACAGCATTTCTTTGTTCTATTTAGGTAGCATGTTTGTGGTGTAGATGCGATTGAACCAATGATTGTGATACTTAATTGTATTGCTGCATCAACTCTTATAATTTGTTGATAGATATCTACAAATAAATTGATCTCAGCATCAATGATGTTTTACTTCCATAGTTTCAAACAACTATCGATGTGGATGATGGATTTACTCTAAATTGTATGTTGATGTTTCTGTATCCTTTGTTCTAACCAAACATGATCCACACACATACAAATTGTGGACGGGGGAGTGTTAATAagctatttttcttttattggtTTGGATAAATTTTTTGCTGAATATTTCTAAAAACTGAACTAACTTTTTctataaatttgaattattttttatatataaatttaaaattaaatttactttttaatgtAAACctaaaaaccattttaaaaaattaataaattggtGTTAGTCTATATACATTCATTATTACTTAATAGCTACACTAAATCCTATTGAAGAAACCGtggatttgatttgatttgattaatTTCTTAAGCACAAATGTTGAtgatgtaaaagaaaaacataaatgttattattatatctTTCAGTTTTGACTCCAATTTGTGGAGAAGATTTGCATTGGTCACCAAACATTCCGTGAGGAACAAATAATAAGGGGAAATATGCTTTCTTTTTCGGCAGCATAtaacatttatataaaataaatgtttgtatataatataacataaatattcgtaataaaaattatataaaatgtcCTTTTACTATAAAAGAAGACTtgctcttttttatttattttttcttctcatgctagtgttaaagatgaaaaaatatGACCAATATATTCTTATCTTTTTCACATTCACTGATTCGttttcatttataataaatattataaattcagTACGGAAATATATTAGAAATAAAGAATATTCAAATGTTGAGAGTTTATAGGTTAAGGTTTATGATGTAGAGAAAAAGTATGTTAGTCTACATAAGAGTCTGTTTAACAACTATAGTTAGTCTAAAAATTATTTCAGATAACAGTTTTATAGTAATTTATAATCTAGAGGAGGTCAAAGACCATCCACATGCTAGTGAgaacaatgaataaattaattagCCATCATGCGAACCTAGTAGGTAAAACACAATTATCAAGCAAGGGAAGGTGATTATTGGCAATATTAACGGTTAGAAATAAGTTGTTCAAAATCGAACCTACTAAAAATAGTTCAATACCTATAATTTGTTTCAATTAGTACAAGAATTTGAGTTTTGATGAAGTCAATGACGAGGATTTTGATAACCTCCATTTTCAAATACACACAAGGGAAAGTTTAAAAGATCCTCTTTAATTAGCAATGTTTTTTCACAACATCATACTAAGGTTCACTTTACTTTgtaaattttcaatttcaacTTGAATTTTATCGGtgtttctaaaaatttattttatgtcatTGTGTGAAAATGTTTCTTTCTGAAACTCATTGATTAGGCGCTTAAGTACAACAAATTATAGAATATAATCCTGCATCATTTATAGGAtgaatatttttgttcaaatatcatattatataagacgtaaatgtttattttaacaGACAATATAATATTGTACAATTTGTGTGATAAAGTGTTTATATGATCAGATGACATGCGTATAAGATTAAACTACTGAAATAGGAGGAAGCTAAGAGGAAACTAAGTTCAAGAGGAGAGGTAAATTGACTTAAAAGGTTTTCGCAACAATTTGtttaattcaaattcaatgtgAATGTTCAAGATTcacagttaaaagttttaaaactaattaattaaaaatcaatttgtcaaaattaatttcaataaattgTTTTGCAAATTAAcatattaattttgtaatcaagAAATACTGTTAGAGAAATTTAAACCTGTTAAACCAAGAAACAtctaattgtaattttaaaacGGTTTCAAGacacaaaacaaacaagcaCAATTAGCACTATAGAGAACACACATTTTACAGTTAATATGATATATAcaaatttcagaaaaacaatctgCTTTAATAAAACAATTGAATGTATTAAGATCAATGCAATTTTATTAAACcatttatctttcaaacaatttTGTGAATCAATAACTAATACGGATTACAACACAATATATCAAGATTCCACATAACAATCAATATCAATTATTCCAATAACTTCAgttattacaaaaaataatataagtatgtagaaattaaaacaacaaattgtttttgaaaaacaacaTATTGATTGTATCAAAATAGATTATTATGTAAATAATTCTTACAAAAGAATAAAGAACATAGAAAAACACCAAGAATTTTACACTAGTTCACTCATAtatagagctacatccagtctcacctcaCACCAAGGTGATTTTCACTAAAAACACAACTCTTTACAAGA
Encoded here:
- the LOC137825983 gene encoding vesicle-associated protein 4-2-like isoform X2, with the translated sequence MGKFGAFVVCHFGKQLILLHLLLQLPLCITVFTIRARFFSLLIDPLINLPPLFLLWLSLCFPQGEGYVLILPASSTFLFQTTAPKSCYMRPPGGILAPGESIIATVFKFVEPPENNEKPIDQKSRVKFKIMSLKVKGEMDYVPELFDEQRDHVAVEQILRVIFLDPEHPSPALDKLKRQLAEAEAALEARKKPPEETGPRVAGEGLVIDEWKERRERYLAKQQVEVVDSV
- the LOC137825983 gene encoding vesicle-associated protein 4-2-like isoform X1 is translated as MAVESDKTGSDGKVWSFCSMPFWQTTHPSSSSSSTSSMHNSVHHQSQILQSLDRSTHQPSTTVSSVAKSLLPTRRRLRLDPPSKLYFPYEPGKQVRSAITIKNTCKSHVAFKFQTTAPKSCYMRPPGGILAPGESIIATVFKFVEPPENNEKPIDQKSRVKFKIMSLKVKGEMDYVPELFDEQRDHVAVEQILRVIFLDPEHPSPALDKLKRQLAEAEAALEARKKPPEETGPRVAGEGLVIDEWKERRERYLAKQQVEVVDSV